Proteins encoded by one window of Desulfomicrobium macestii:
- the tssH gene encoding type VI secretion system ATPase TssH, which translates to MNLSSLVGALDEACREALEEAAGACVSRGGFEIGIDDYMEKLLATQEMTDIFTQFDRSLDTMRGLLARTVRREASTSRPVFSPLLIGFLQEAYLLASLELRRDKVGVGELVLALLLNPARYGAMPFYQELGQIPGDALRRLLDGLREGRSGPAGSRETSGGGGFLEKYATDFTADARAGRTDPVFARGPEIRMMIDILTRRRKNNPILVGDPGVGKTAVVEGLALRVVEGQVPDALAGVRIVGLDMGRLQAGASVKGEFEKRLKGVIDEVKAAPVPTILFIDEAHTLVGAGNAPGAGDGANLLKPALARGEMRTIAATTWSEYKKYFEKDAALARRFQLVKLDEPSVEETVTILRGIVPHYEKTHNVYIRDDAILCTAELSCRYLSGRRLPDKAIDVLDTACARVRVSLGAKPPALEALEEELASVRRELDALERDCVTCGLKTADLPDGDRHAGLRGRVDQLVRDMEVLAERWTRERGLVESLLRQRNQPGGQDCRSMGEDTRGLVDELRIEQAGRPLVFHEVTPPLVRGIVSEWTGIPVSKLGGDGAGVIERLGEDLRRRVRGQDFALQTIERTVLAAQVGLNSPTRPTGIFLLVGPSGVGKTETALAVADALFGGSHMLVCINMSEFQEKHTVSRLIGSPPGYVGFGEGGRLTEAVRRQPYCAVLFDEVEKAHPEVLNLFYQIFDKGMLADGEGREVDFRNCVIFMTSNIGGDIVSALCEEDETPDPEVLKEALRPALLRHFQPALLGRMTVVPYTTIGGETLRELVEMKLAKVKSRLAGRHRINLRWEEEVAASIMASCTAVESGARNIDHIIGTSLLPGIATTLLGALSESGNPCGELRVGLNRTDGSFTFELGGRS; encoded by the coding sequence ATGAATCTTTCTTCTCTTGTCGGTGCCCTTGACGAAGCATGTCGCGAGGCTCTTGAGGAGGCGGCCGGTGCCTGCGTGAGCCGGGGCGGCTTCGAGATAGGTATCGACGATTACATGGAAAAACTGCTCGCAACGCAGGAGATGACGGACATCTTCACGCAGTTCGACCGCAGCCTCGACACCATGCGCGGACTGCTCGCCCGGACCGTGCGACGGGAGGCTTCCACGTCACGGCCGGTCTTTTCTCCGCTTCTCATCGGGTTCCTGCAGGAGGCTTATCTGCTGGCGAGTCTCGAGCTGCGTCGGGACAAGGTCGGGGTCGGCGAACTGGTCCTGGCCCTTCTGCTCAACCCTGCGCGCTATGGGGCCATGCCCTTCTATCAGGAACTCGGGCAGATCCCCGGCGACGCCCTGCGCCGCCTGTTGGACGGGTTGCGGGAAGGGCGGAGCGGACCTGCCGGCAGCCGGGAGACAAGCGGAGGCGGAGGATTCCTGGAAAAGTACGCCACGGATTTCACCGCCGACGCCAGGGCGGGGCGCACGGACCCGGTTTTTGCCAGAGGGCCCGAAATACGCATGATGATCGACATCCTGACGCGGCGCCGCAAGAACAACCCCATTCTGGTGGGCGATCCGGGCGTGGGCAAGACCGCCGTGGTGGAAGGTCTGGCTCTGCGTGTCGTCGAAGGGCAGGTGCCCGATGCCCTGGCCGGAGTGCGCATCGTCGGACTGGACATGGGGCGTTTGCAGGCGGGAGCCAGCGTGAAGGGGGAGTTTGAAAAGCGGCTCAAGGGCGTCATTGACGAGGTCAAGGCCGCGCCCGTTCCGACCATTCTCTTCATCGACGAGGCGCATACCCTGGTGGGGGCTGGTAATGCCCCGGGGGCGGGCGACGGGGCGAATCTGCTCAAGCCCGCCCTGGCTCGGGGCGAGATGCGAACCATCGCGGCCACAACCTGGAGCGAGTACAAGAAATATTTCGAGAAGGACGCGGCCCTGGCCCGCCGTTTTCAGCTGGTCAAGCTGGACGAGCCGTCCGTGGAGGAAACGGTGACCATCCTGCGCGGCATCGTCCCCCATTACGAGAAGACCCACAATGTCTATATCCGCGACGACGCGATTCTGTGCACGGCGGAACTCTCATGCCGCTACCTGAGCGGCCGCCGTTTGCCCGACAAGGCCATCGACGTCCTGGACACGGCCTGCGCCAGGGTGCGGGTGAGTCTTGGCGCCAAGCCGCCAGCCCTTGAGGCTCTGGAAGAGGAGTTGGCCTCGGTCCGCAGGGAACTCGACGCACTGGAGCGTGACTGCGTGACCTGCGGTCTTAAAACCGCCGATCTGCCTGACGGAGACAGACACGCGGGCCTGCGCGGGCGGGTCGACCAGCTTGTCCGGGACATGGAGGTCCTTGCCGAGCGCTGGACCAGGGAACGAGGCCTCGTCGAGTCCCTCCTCAGGCAGCGCAATCAGCCCGGGGGGCAGGATTGCAGGAGCATGGGGGAGGATACAAGAGGTCTGGTGGACGAATTGCGTATTGAACAAGCCGGCCGACCCCTCGTGTTCCATGAAGTCACTCCGCCCCTGGTGCGCGGCATTGTCTCCGAATGGACGGGAATTCCCGTGTCGAAACTCGGTGGCGACGGAGCCGGAGTGATCGAGCGGCTGGGAGAGGATTTGCGCCGACGGGTCCGCGGCCAGGATTTCGCTCTGCAGACCATCGAGCGGACAGTCCTGGCCGCCCAGGTCGGACTCAACAGCCCGACCAGGCCCACGGGCATATTTTTGCTGGTGGGACCCTCTGGTGTCGGCAAGACCGAAACGGCTCTGGCCGTGGCCGACGCGCTGTTCGGGGGCTCCCATATGCTGGTCTGCATCAACATGTCTGAATTCCAGGAGAAGCATACGGTCTCGCGTCTCATCGGATCGCCTCCGGGTTACGTGGGTTTTGGCGAGGGCGGGCGCCTGACCGAGGCCGTACGGAGGCAGCCCTACTGCGCCGTGCTCTTCGATGAAGTGGAGAAGGCGCACCCCGAGGTGCTGAATCTCTTCTACCAGATCTTCGACAAGGGTATGCTTGCCGATGGCGAAGGGCGAGAGGTGGATTTTCGCAACTGCGTCATCTTCATGACCTCGAATATCGGCGGCGACATTGTTTCGGCCCTTTGCGAAGAGGATGAAACCCCCGATCCGGAAGTGCTCAAGGAAGCCCTGCGTCCGGCTCTGCTTCGGCATTTTCAGCCGGCCCTGCTCGGTCGCATGACTGTCGTGCCCTACACCACCATTGGGGGCGAAACCTTAAGAGAGCTCGTCGAGATGAAGCTGGCCAAGGTCAAGTCGCGCCTGGCCGGGAGGCATCGGATCAACCTGCGCTGGGAAGAGGAGGTGGCAGCCTCCATCATGGCCAGCTGCACGGCGGTGGAGTCCGGGGCGCGCAATATCGACCACATCATCGGAACATCGTTGTTGCCCGGCATCGCCACCACGCTTCTCGGAGCTCTTAGCGAAAGCGGGAATCCCTGCGGCGAGTTGCGCGTGGGGCTGAACAGAACGGACGGCTCGTTCACATTCGAACTGGGGGGGCGGTCGTGA
- the tssG gene encoding type VI secretion system baseplate subunit TssG: MKDPKKSVALSMTEAAARISGNYAFSRAVELLLRVGDDKHPPEDWLRFKVNPNLSFPPSDIHGATRSDDDGKDGRVWFVLNLMGLHGAASPLPAYFTEHVAQHQDEPDALRDFFDVINHHLISLFYGIWNKYRYYLQFRGNGTDINSRHFFSFIGLGHKELQGSSSLRRERLLSYMGLIAFSGEAAGSLESILRHYFGHPLVHIIPCIRRLVPIPADQQCSLGLANCRLSVDFLLGSKVLDQTGKFRVLFDNLSWKRFTDFLPGGSLFSELQTLVRFVLRSRLGFDVELRLRPSEIPEFIIGQASPCRLGWTTWAGVGGDGVIVLETDSRYVD, translated from the coding sequence GTGAAAGATCCCAAGAAGTCCGTAGCTCTCTCAATGACGGAGGCTGCGGCCCGCATCTCCGGGAACTACGCCTTTTCCAGGGCGGTTGAACTCCTGCTGCGCGTAGGCGACGACAAGCATCCTCCGGAAGATTGGCTGCGGTTCAAGGTCAACCCGAACCTGTCCTTTCCGCCCAGCGACATCCACGGCGCGACGCGCAGTGATGATGACGGCAAAGACGGGCGCGTCTGGTTCGTGCTCAACCTGATGGGATTGCACGGGGCGGCTTCGCCGCTTCCCGCCTATTTCACCGAGCATGTCGCGCAGCACCAGGACGAGCCGGATGCGTTGCGCGATTTTTTTGACGTGATCAACCATCACCTCATCTCGCTCTTCTACGGAATCTGGAACAAATACCGCTATTATCTCCAGTTCAGGGGCAACGGGACAGACATCAACTCAAGGCATTTTTTCAGTTTCATCGGCCTTGGGCACAAGGAATTGCAGGGCAGCAGCAGCCTTCGACGCGAACGGCTTCTTTCGTACATGGGCCTCATCGCATTCAGCGGAGAGGCCGCCGGTTCACTGGAGAGTATTCTGCGTCATTACTTCGGGCACCCCCTTGTGCACATCATCCCCTGCATTCGCCGCCTGGTGCCTATCCCTGCGGACCAGCAATGTTCCCTGGGACTGGCCAACTGCAGATTGTCCGTGGATTTTCTGCTGGGCAGCAAGGTGCTCGACCAGACCGGCAAATTCCGCGTGCTTTTCGACAACCTTTCCTGGAAACGATTCACGGACTTTCTGCCCGGGGGGAGCCTCTTTTCGGAACTGCAGACCCTGGTGCGGTTCGTGCTCCGTTCGCGGCTTGGCTTTGACGTGGAGCTCAGGCTTCGTCCTTCGGAGATTCCCGAATTCATCATCGGCCAGGCCAGCCCTTGCCGTCTTGGCTGGACAACCTGGGCGGGAGTCGGGGGTGATGGGGTTATCGTGCTTGAAACAGACAGCAGGTATGTGGACTAA
- the tssF gene encoding type VI secretion system baseplate subunit TssF: protein MSSFNRYYLDELVSLRELGREYSRNNPSLAPFFDTPHRDPDVERILEGVAFLCGRLRQKLDDELPEITHALFSLLWPNYLRTIPSCSIVRYEPAANLTWAVTIPRGTMVESAEVEGTKCLFRTVYENQVLPVRLNEQTVFEHDGQIILALRFGIIGSSLENIPLSRLRLFFTGEPAIAHSLYFTLTRSVREIRFLLRGEQGAYKPVHALSPEMIRPVGFREDEGLYPYPANTFPGYRIIQEYFCFSEKFLFAEISGLDTCVAAGKDAVEGADEFVLHFVLSEFPEQYESWRRDNIQLFCTPVVNLFPMDATPLTVDHRQSEYRIVPDPRLPDHYAVYSVERVRRWGSNGKFRREYRAFESFEHGSSPDTDAAYYRLRLRPALNDDSTETYISIVHSQASPAAQDEEIISLELTCTNRLLPSRLIVGDINTHADDTPDTVTLGNITPVTPPYTPPLEGDLLWRLISNMSLNYLPLSNVHAMRALIASYDFRALHDRNRARILNKMLGGMTGIESKETDRIYQGLPVRGAVTRLTLDRGGFSCEGDMYLFASVINEFLALYATVNSFHQLVVVDARRGEEYQWPARLGRKLIP from the coding sequence GTGAGCTCGTTCAACCGGTACTATCTGGACGAACTCGTTTCGTTGCGAGAACTTGGGCGCGAATATTCCAGGAACAACCCGTCCCTGGCACCTTTTTTCGATACCCCTCATCGTGATCCGGACGTGGAGCGTATCCTGGAGGGCGTGGCCTTTCTGTGCGGGCGCCTGCGGCAGAAGCTGGACGATGAGTTGCCAGAAATCACTCACGCCCTGTTCAGTCTGCTCTGGCCCAACTATCTGCGCACCATCCCGTCCTGTAGCATCGTGCGTTATGAGCCGGCGGCCAATCTGACCTGGGCCGTGACGATTCCGCGCGGGACCATGGTTGAGTCGGCGGAAGTGGAGGGCACCAAATGCCTCTTCCGCACGGTTTACGAAAATCAGGTGTTACCCGTTCGGCTTAATGAGCAGACCGTTTTCGAGCACGACGGGCAGATCATTCTGGCTCTTCGTTTCGGGATCATCGGCTCTAGCCTTGAGAACATTCCGCTTTCCAGGTTGCGCCTGTTTTTCACTGGCGAACCGGCGATCGCTCATTCCCTGTACTTCACCCTGACGCGTAGCGTTCGCGAGATACGTTTTCTGTTGCGGGGGGAGCAGGGGGCATACAAACCGGTCCATGCTCTTTCGCCGGAAATGATCCGCCCTGTCGGTTTCCGGGAGGACGAGGGCCTGTATCCCTACCCGGCCAACACGTTTCCCGGATATCGCATCATCCAGGAATATTTCTGCTTCAGCGAGAAATTTCTGTTCGCGGAAATTTCAGGTCTCGATACCTGCGTCGCAGCCGGAAAAGATGCTGTGGAGGGGGCCGATGAATTCGTACTGCATTTTGTGCTGTCGGAATTCCCCGAGCAGTACGAATCCTGGCGGCGGGACAACATCCAGCTGTTCTGCACTCCCGTGGTCAACCTCTTCCCCATGGATGCCACTCCCCTGACCGTGGACCACCGTCAGTCCGAATACCGCATCGTGCCCGATCCGAGGCTTCCGGACCACTATGCCGTGTACAGCGTGGAACGGGTGCGCAGATGGGGGAGCAACGGCAAGTTCCGGCGCGAGTACAGAGCCTTCGAGTCCTTTGAACACGGGAGTTCCCCGGATACCGACGCGGCCTACTACCGTCTTCGCCTGAGGCCCGCTCTCAACGACGATAGCACGGAAACCTATATTTCCATCGTGCACTCCCAGGCTTCGCCTGCGGCTCAGGACGAGGAGATCATTTCCCTGGAACTGACGTGCACCAACCGCCTCCTGCCGTCCCGACTGATCGTCGGGGACATCAACACCCATGCCGATGACACGCCGGACACCGTGACCCTGGGCAACATCACTCCGGTCACCCCACCCTACACGCCCCCCCTGGAGGGCGACCTGCTCTGGCGGCTCATTTCCAACATGTCCCTCAACTACCTGCCCTTAAGCAACGTGCATGCCATGCGGGCCCTCATCGCAAGCTATGACTTTCGGGCGCTGCATGACCGCAACAGGGCGCGGATTCTGAACAAGATGCTGGGGGGCATGACGGGCATCGAATCGAAGGAGACGGATCGGATCTATCAGGGTCTGCCGGTGCGCGGCGCGGTGACGCGGCTGACCCTGGACCGCGGGGGGTTCAGCTGCGAGGGCGACATGTACCTCTTTGCATCGGTCATTAATGAGTTTCTGGCGCTGTATGCCACGGTCAACAGTTTTCATCAGCTCGTGGTCGTCGATGCGAGGCGGGGAGAGGAATACCAATGGCCGGCAAGGCTCGGGAGGAAACTGATCCCGTGA
- the tssE gene encoding type VI secretion system baseplate subunit TssE yields MAGSLFDRLTRGEAGLRMDEDESIRRHLLRMLTTRQGAVQALPDYGLPDLNDLRLSRAEVIRRCCLAIEKCIAGYEPRLHGAKVGYVHLEEDQFVMAFRIEAMRVDCEGRQIPWRWSVVMDGDQVKETA; encoded by the coding sequence ATGGCGGGGAGTCTGTTCGACCGATTGACGCGTGGCGAAGCGGGCCTGCGGATGGATGAGGACGAGTCCATCCGCAGGCATCTTCTGCGCATGCTGACGACGCGTCAGGGCGCGGTGCAGGCGCTGCCGGACTACGGGCTCCCCGACCTCAACGATCTGCGCCTCTCCAGGGCCGAGGTGATCAGGCGGTGTTGCTTGGCCATCGAAAAATGCATCGCCGGATACGAACCGAGGCTTCATGGCGCGAAGGTCGGATATGTGCATCTTGAGGAAGATCAGTTCGTCATGGCCTTTCGCATCGAGGCCATGCGGGTGGACTGCGAAGGCAGGCAGATACCGTGGCGCTGGTCCGTGGTCATGGATGGCGACCAGGTGAAGGAGACGGCGTGA
- the tssC gene encoding type VI secretion system contractile sheath large subunit translates to MNQKQDVVLESQRTGSLLEQIIQETNLDPQDEGYEAARLGISAFIEEMLKPSYAGEQVKKITVDRMIAELDRRLSAQTDEILHHRQFQELESAWRGIKLFVDRTDFRENISIEMLHASKDELLDDFLDASEISQSSLYKLVYTAEYGQFGGKPLGAIIGNYYLEPTAMDMRLVQSLASVSAMAHAPFIASAGPSFFGLNSFERLPALKDLQDIFSSTRYAKWQAFRDSEDSRYVGLAVPRFLLRQPYDPEENPVRAFVYKESVDDNHENFLWGNAAFAFASRITDSFSKYRWAANIIGPRSGGAVEDLPVHHYESLGDIEMKIPTEILISDRREYELAEQGFIALTMRKGSDNAAFFSANSCQKPKFFGTSAEGRAAELNYRLGAQLPYLFIVSRLAHYIKVLQREHIGSWKERTDLERELNTWIRQYVADQENPSSDTRSRRPLRDARIIVEDIEGDPGWYRVSLSVRPHFKYMGAYFTLSLVGKLDKE, encoded by the coding sequence ATGAACCAAAAGCAAGATGTCGTGCTGGAATCACAGCGCACAGGCTCACTTCTTGAACAAATCATACAGGAAACGAATCTTGATCCGCAGGACGAAGGTTACGAGGCCGCAAGGCTTGGCATCAGCGCATTTATCGAAGAGATGCTCAAGCCGTCCTATGCGGGGGAGCAGGTCAAAAAAATCACTGTCGATCGCATGATCGCGGAGCTGGACCGTCGCCTTAGCGCTCAGACCGACGAGATTCTGCATCACAGGCAGTTTCAGGAACTGGAGTCCGCCTGGCGTGGCATCAAGTTGTTTGTGGACCGAACCGATTTTCGGGAGAATATCAGTATTGAGATGCTGCATGCCAGCAAGGACGAATTACTGGATGACTTTCTCGATGCGTCGGAGATTTCCCAATCCAGTCTCTACAAGCTTGTCTACACCGCTGAGTATGGGCAGTTCGGGGGTAAGCCCCTGGGGGCCATCATAGGCAACTACTATCTTGAACCCACGGCTATGGACATGCGTCTGGTGCAGAGTCTGGCCAGCGTTTCGGCCATGGCACACGCGCCCTTCATTGCTTCCGCAGGGCCTTCCTTTTTCGGCTTGAACAGTTTTGAGCGTTTGCCTGCTTTGAAGGATCTGCAGGATATCTTCAGCAGTACCCGCTATGCAAAATGGCAAGCCTTCCGCGACTCGGAAGACTCCCGATACGTTGGTTTAGCCGTGCCGCGCTTCCTCCTCCGTCAGCCCTACGACCCCGAAGAGAATCCCGTCAGGGCTTTCGTTTACAAGGAAAGTGTCGACGACAATCACGAGAATTTCTTGTGGGGCAACGCCGCTTTTGCCTTCGCTTCCCGCATCACGGACAGTTTTTCCAAGTATCGATGGGCCGCGAACATCATCGGTCCCCGTTCTGGCGGTGCGGTGGAAGATTTGCCCGTGCATCATTACGAAAGCCTCGGCGATATCGAGATGAAGATTCCCACCGAGATTCTCATCTCCGACCGCCGCGAATATGAACTGGCCGAGCAGGGGTTCATCGCCCTGACCATGCGCAAGGGCTCGGACAACGCGGCGTTCTTTTCAGCCAATTCCTGTCAGAAGCCCAAGTTTTTTGGCACTTCCGCCGAGGGGCGCGCGGCCGAGCTGAACTACCGCCTTGGAGCCCAGTTACCATACCTGTTCATAGTGAGCAGGTTGGCGCATTACATAAAGGTGCTGCAACGCGAACACATCGGCTCCTGGAAGGAGCGTACGGACCTTGAGCGGGAATTGAACACCTGGATTCGTCAGTATGTTGCCGATCAGGAAAACCCCAGTTCCGACACCAGGAGCCGTCGGCCGTTGCGGGACGCTCGTATCATTGTGGAAGACATCGAAGGCGATCCGGGCTGGTACAGGGTTTCTTTGAGCGTGCGTCCACATTTCAAGTACATGGGTGCGTATTTCACCCTGTCTCTGGTCGGCAAATTGGACAAGGAGTAG
- the tssB gene encoding type VI secretion system contractile sheath small subunit — translation MAKDSSIAPKERINVTFKPATGGALEEIELPMKVMVVGDFMQRHDPRNLCDRNPVSINKQNFEEVLAKQELSLHISVPNRLLDNAADTDIPVSLEFKAMKDFEPAGIAEQIPEMRKLLQLRDALVSLKGPMGNIPAFRKAIEEVLADDRQREMIMKELGMNDAEVRNLLKKDVPGGETTESKDTPRAPQKKN, via the coding sequence ATGGCCAAAGATTCGTCAATTGCACCAAAAGAGCGCATCAACGTCACTTTCAAACCCGCAACAGGCGGCGCCTTGGAAGAAATTGAGCTGCCAATGAAGGTCATGGTCGTGGGTGATTTCATGCAAAGGCATGATCCTCGAAACCTCTGTGACCGCAATCCCGTATCCATCAACAAGCAGAATTTTGAGGAGGTGCTCGCAAAGCAGGAATTATCATTGCACATATCTGTGCCAAACAGGTTGCTCGACAACGCAGCGGATACGGACATTCCTGTTAGTCTTGAATTTAAGGCAATGAAAGATTTTGAACCAGCTGGAATAGCGGAGCAAATCCCTGAAATGCGCAAGCTTTTGCAGTTGCGTGACGCTCTGGTTTCCCTGAAGGGCCCGATGGGCAACATCCCGGCATTTCGAAAGGCCATTGAGGAGGTGCTAGCTGATGACCGCCAGCGCGAGATGATCATGAAAGAGCTGGGAATGAATGATGCCGAGGTGCGCAACCTGTTGAAAAAGGATGTTCCTGGAGGCGAAACGACCGAGTCCAAAGACACGCCCCGTGCCCCGCAGAAGAAGAATTGA